The following are encoded together in the Strongyloides ratti genome assembly S_ratti_ED321, chromosome : 2 genome:
- a CDS encoding Astacin-like metalloendopeptidase — protein sequence MNNKFSLVFIFLFLFGIISLYGNYINAERVKRSVDVKSIPKFTSNFNYYIDKAIKLTKDIDTAFKHIWHYTCFEFTKHEDYPDKNGMVFRYSKNESYFTYAFNKRLAYVYLNDECLKNTGCVKHYIAFAFGLQPEINRYDRGKYVEMLWDNLEDDGKSFYKREDGTKTRILNTAFDFGSIMMPSQSYKAKKGKKAFNILAEPEYENMVGQRGEFSHNDLKKLNDMYCGNRCVKKLKGCKNGGYPNPDCGKCLCPNGYTGKFCTQTQKGFGKCANLWLKATKKVKKLSIKGIAKCYISITSKPGTKVAIHVVNGLTLDKKPCNDNTGLEIKYRHDRGSTGLCLCGSFKNVTIIPTFSQALLIYYGDRDNNYVNLEYHEYK from the exons atgaataataagttttcattagtttttatatttttatttttatttggaaTAATT agTTTATATGGAAACTATATCAACGCAGAAAGAGTAAAAAGATCAGTTGATGTAAAATCTATACCAAAATTTacttcaaattttaattattacatTGATAAAGCAATTAAACTTACAAAAGATATTGATACAGCTTTTAAACACATATGGCATTATACTTGTTTTGAATTTACAAAACATGAAGATTATCCAGATAAAAATGGAATGGTCTTTAgatattctaaaaatgaaagttattttacttatgcttttaataaaagattggcatatgtatatttaaatgacGAATGTTTGAAAAACACAGGATGTGTAAAACATTATATTGCTTTTGCATTTGGTTTACAACCTGAAATAAATCGTTATGATAGAGGTAAATATGTAGAAATGCTTTGGGATAATCTTGAAGATGATGgtaaatcattttataaaagagaAGATGGTACTAAAACTCGTATATTAAATACTGCTTTTGACTTTGGATCAATTATGATGCCATCACAAAGTTATAAAGCTAAAAAAGGCAAAAAagcatttaatattttagcaGAACCTGAATATGAAAATATGGTTGGTCAAAGAGGAGAATTTTCACATAATGATCTTAAAAAACTTAATGATATGTATTGTGGTAATCGTTGTGTCAAAAAATTGAAAGGATGTAAAAATGGTGGATATCCTAATCCTGATTGTGGAAAATGTTTATGTCCTAATGGATATACTGGAAAATTTTGTACACAAACACAAAAAGGTTTTGGAAAGTGTGCAAATTTATGGCTTAAAGCaacaaaaaaagttaaaaaattgtctATAAAAGGAATTGCTAAGTGTTATATTTCAATTACCTCAAAACCAGGAACAAAAGTTGCTATACATGTTGTTAATGGATTAACACTAGATAAAAAACCATGTAATGACAACACTGGTTTGGAAATTAAATATCGTCATGACAGAGGTTCTACTGGACTTTGTTTATGTGgtagttttaaaaatgtaacaaTTATTCCAACATTTAGTCAAGCATTGTTAATTTACTATGGTGATAGAGACAATAATTATGTTAATTTGGAATATCAcgaatataaataa
- a CDS encoding Astacin-like metalloendopeptidase, with protein MKKLVDIIILLVIIFNIIENNVLSLKFNKNNLILSRKRRAALDHTIGRFDEIPIKYKVNKNVNESLIDKAVKSFQKESCLIFEKDNLLNGSGIEFVFSNDTYYADVVGKVSTVIPLQIGIPKKPTKVGCVIHKMLHALGLLHEQQRKDRDQYVTIFYNKINKERLHNFKMGNFIEQETYGIKYDYGSILHYSRFNGHISGKKNKFTMKAKNKHYTMSIGQNRYFSFLDTKLLNKRYCKDKCKNEEKITCYHGGYPNPNNCKICKCPTFYKPPFCKFVKKSPQKCGNKINLASKNYQTLKMKGIIDCYYILRAEENQKVEIIIKKAKSLLTQVCEPGSGLNIKFLKNKALSPACFCGRTTNYTIISEGREVVLRYAGKSNTDFFELQFKSVKN; from the exons atgaaaaaattagttgatattataattttattggttataatttttaacataattgaaaat aatgTATTAAgtttaaagtttaataaaaataatcttatatTATCTAGAAAACGTCGAGCAGCTTTAGATCATACTATAGGAAGATTTGATGAAAttccaataaaatataaagttaataaaaatgtaaatgaaTCATTAATAGATAAAGCAGTTAAAAGTTTCCAAAAAGAATCttgtttaatatttgaaaaagataatttactCAATGGATCTGGAATAGAATTTGTATTTTCAAATGACACTTATTATGCTGATGTTGTTGGAAAAGTTTCAACTGTCATACCTTTACAAATAGGAATTCCAAAAAAACCTACAAAAGTCGGTTGTGTTATTCATAAAATGTTACATGCATTGGGTTTGTTACACGAACAACAAAGAAAAGATCGAGATCAATAcgtaacaatattttataataaaattaataaagaacgtcttcataattttaaaatgggAAATTTTATTGAGCAAGAAACGTATGgaataaaatatgattatGGTTCTATTCTTCATTATTCAAGATTTAATGGTCATATAtcaggtaaaaaaaataaatttacaatgAAAGCAAAGAATAAACACTATACAATGTCAATTGGTCAGAATCgttattttagttttttagatacaaaacttttaaataaacgtTATTGTAaagataaatgtaaaaatgaagaaaaaataacatGTTATCATGGTGGATATCCAAATccaaataattgtaaaatttgtaaatgtCCAACTTTTTATAAACCACCATTTTGCAAGTTTGTAAAAAAATCTCCACAAAAATGtggaaataaaattaatcttgcatcaaaaaattatcagacattaaaaatgaaaggTATCATTgattgttattatattttaagagcagaagaaaatcaaaaagttgaaattattattaaaaaagcaaAATCACTGTTGACTCAAGTTTGTGAACCAGGATCAggtttaaatattaaatttcttaaaaataaagctTTGTCTCCTGCTTGTTTTTGTGGTAGAACAACGAATTACACTATAATTTCAGAAGGAAGAGAAGTTGTATTACGTTACGCAGGAAAATCAAATACAGATTTTTTTGAACTTCAATTTAAAagtgtaaaaaattaa
- a CDS encoding Astacin-like metalloendopeptidase has protein sequence MLNYYNIILYLNILSIPVNTFLYQGKIEIDNLSRKKKSVVQTKFKWKLPIKYFIHYFLYERKAIYEAIKRIENKTCIKFKEHYWYIKGTSGFNFIPTYTACFSPYGPKLDDESFENNIFVAPRCQNSVGLVEGLIGTMIGLIYEVGRYDRDSYVNINYENMLARVDNLFKKHNLSETETYGTEYDFLSALQYFPKNFSKNGKPVVEPKDFFKYYQNSIGQTKGLSFNDYKVLTLKYCHEKIHYNCKNGGYTDVNYAYKGFYDWGDCICPSGFSGSTCEENVRNDRTCGETVLDESSIGKMIYASRTGKCSYFIKFQRPLKVKLTIIEISTKTNEYCSPGIGIEIKFRKDKGAGGACLCGKYKNITITSENNFMVIIYNGLSSNDKFTATFDKVLRESSGKKINKFKKN, from the exons atgttaaattattataatataattttatatcttaatatACTAAGTATTCCAGTTAAt ACATTTTTATACCAGGGTAAAATtgaaattgataatttatcaagaaaaaaaaaatctgtTGTTCAAACCAAATTTAAATGGAAACTtccaattaaatattttattcattattttttgtatgaAAGAAAAGCTATTTATGAAGCTATAAAACGCATTGAAAATAAGACATgcataaaatttaaagaacaTTATTGGTATATAAAAGGTACCTCTGGTTTTAACTTTATACCAACATACACTGCATGTTTTTCTCCATATGGACCAAAATTAGATGATGAatcatttgaaaataatatttttgttgcACCTAGATGTCAAAACAGTGTTGGACTTGTTGAGGGACTTATTGGCACAATGATTGGTCTTATATATGAAGTTGGTCGTTATGATAGAGATAGTtatgttaatataaattatgaaaatatgCTTGCAAGAGTagataatctttttaaaaaacataatttaaGTGAAACAGAAACATATGGTACAGAATATGATTTTTTATCAGCATTACAATATTTtcctaaaaattttagtaagAATGGAAAACCAGTAGTTGAAccaaaagatttttttaaatattatcaaaattctATTGGACAAACAAAAGGGTTGTCttttaatgattataaagttttaacattaaaatactGTCAtgaaaaaatacattataatTGCAAAAATGGTGGATATACAGATGTAAACTATGCCTATAAAGGTTTTTATGATTGGGGTGATTGCATTTGTCCATCTGGATTTAGCGGAAGCACATGTGAAGAAAACGTTAGAAATGATAGAACATGTGGGGAAACAGTTTTAGATGAATCTTCTATAGGTAAAATGATTTATGCTAGTAGAACTGGTAAATgtagttattttattaaatttcaaCGTCCACTAAAAGTTAAACTAACTATTATAGAAATTTCAACAAAAACAAATGAATATTGTTCTCCAGGAATAGGaattgaaattaaatttagaaaagaTAAAGGTGCAGGAGGAGCTTGTTTATGTggtaaatacaaaaatattactattacatctgaaaataattttatggtAATTATTTACAATGGTCTAAGTAGCAACGATAAATTTACTGCAACATTCGATAAAGTTTTAAGAGAATCAagtggaaaaaaaataaataaatttaaaaaaaattaa
- a CDS encoding Astacin-like metalloendopeptidase, with translation MYKNYINIFILFFFIQFIYSQNISYLIRNKRSIAIKKNPLYSNPIRYYISNEIKNKDIIKKSLTYLQHYTCLKFNEIENKIDINGINFMQSNQNSIDFTYYDKNISFVNLTIQCIEDLGCLKHFLAGALGLQPDSSRADRNKFIKIMEENLDNLYTKYYNAENGYSTKIFNTGFDYGSIMLQNTTYGSKNGQPVFNSKLSPYYDYMIGQRNDYSHNDLKLINSFYCPNFCITKIEPCFNGGYPHPYCQACVCPEGFEGRHCNIIARSQGPCGETSLKASKDKKILNIKGQGKCIFSISSKKGTTIDITVDYVKTNNKIRCSQYMGLEIKHRYDKGAMGLCLCGEYRNITIPKTKQNVVIIYNGKESDHEFKISYKMIK, from the exons atgtataaaaattatattaatatttttattttatttttctttattcaattt ATATATAgtcaaaatatttcatatttaataagaaataaaagatcaatagcaattaaaaaaaatccttTATATAGTAATCCTATtagatattatatatcaaatgaaattaaaaataaagatattattaaaaaatcattaactTACCTTCAACATTATacatgtttaaaatttaatgaaatagaaaataaGATTGACATTAATGGGATAAATTTTATGCAATCAAATCAAAATAGTATTGATTTTacatattatgataaaaatatttcttttgttaatttGACAATACAATGTATAGAAGATTTAGGTtgtttaaaacattttttagcTGGAGCACTTGGATTACAACCAGATTCTTCTCGTGCtgatagaaataaatttataaaaataatggaaGAAAATcttgataatttatatactaaatattataatgctGAAAATGGTTATtctacaaaaatttttaatactggTTTTGATTATGGTTCAATTATGCTTCAAAATACTACATATGGGTCTAAAAATGGTCAACCAGTATTTAACTCTAAATTATCACCATATTATGATTACATGATTGGTCAAAGAAATGATTATAGTCATAATGAtcttaaattaattaattctttttattgtcctaatttttgtattacaaaaattgaaCCATGTTTTAATGGGGGTTATCCACATCCTTATTGTCAAGCATGTGTATGTCCTGAAGGTTTTGAGGGTAGacattgtaatattattgcACGTTCTCAAGGTCCCTGTGGTGAAACTTCTTTAAAAGCatcaaaagataaaaaaatattaaatataaaaggaCAAGGTAAATGTATCTTCTCAATTTCTTCTAAAAAAGGAACTACAATTGATATAACAGTAGATTAtgtaaaaacaaataataaaattcgATGCTCACAATATATGGGTCTTGAAATTAAACATCGTTATGATAAAGGTGCAATGGGACTTTGTCTTTGTGGTGAGTATAGAAATATAACAATTCCTAAAACAAAACAAAATGTTGTGATTATTTATAATGGAAAGGAAAGTGATcatgaatttaaaatttcttataagatgattaaatag
- a CDS encoding Astacin-like metalloendopeptidase has translation MVIFSKISFSFILFNIIIFAIISNCLIDVNSYQRNKRSIVLINHKFVSPIPYYIGPFTKNYTSIHEALYRIQNNTCIRFKPAIFYVYGTGGFNFLRTHTLCESSSGPKLGDEKHINYVYISENCEHSIGKIEQLVGKMLGLVPEIYRDDRNKYVQINYSNLDKRTRLFYKKASYKKNDTMTFGYDFLSGTHFYAKNYSVNGKVVIEPKKPYEYYKYSMGQPYGLSFSDIKLLNKKYCFDIYRKNHCKNNGYRNPNNPKKCLCPSGFAGSKCEKQIKSSSACGTTFRRAWSCVKQINVKGIAKCSYFIKSLKNKRVKIIIDKSETEPNEHCYKNMGVEIKYRDNKGVSGVCLCGSYSNLTFISENNFAVVVYHGFNETNRINIRYQSVTKSAAKIK, from the exons atggttattttttctaaaatatctttttcctttatattattcaatattataatattt GCAATAATAAGTAACTGTCTTATTGATGTCAACTCTTATCAAAGAAATAAAAGATctattgttttaattaatcATAAATTTGTATCTCCAATCCCATATTATATTGGGCCTTTTACTAAAAACTATACAAGTATACATGAAGCTTTATATAGAATTCAAAACAATACATGTATTAGATTCAAACCAGcaattttttatgtatatggTACAGGTGGTTTTAATTTCTTAAGAACTCATACATTATGTGAATCTTCTTCTGGACCAAAACTTGGTGATGAAAAACATATTAACTACGTTTATATATCAGAAAATTGTGAACATAGTATTGGAAAAATTGAACAATTAGTTGGTAAAATGCTTGGTTTAGTACCTGAAATTTATCGTGAtgatagaaataaatatgttcAAATAAACTATAGTAATTTAGATAAAAGAACaagattattttacaaaaaagcttcatataaaaaaaatgatactaTGACTTTTGGATATGATTTTCTATCTGGAACACATTTTTATGCAAAAAATTACAGTGTAAATGGCAAAGTAGTTATTGAACCAAAAAAACCttatgaatattataaatattctatGGGTCAACCTTATGGTTTATCTTTTTCTGATATTAAacttttgaataaaaaatattgttttgatatatatagaaaaaatcaCTGTAAAAACAATGGATACCGTAATCCAAATAATcctaaaaaatgtttatgcCCATCAGGATTTGCTGGTTCAAAATGtgaaaaacaaataaaaagtaGCAGTGCTTGTGGAACAACATTTAGACGTGCATGGAGTTGTGTTAAACAAATTAATGTAAAAGGAATTGCTAAATgtagttattttattaaatctttaaaaaataaaagagtaaaaatcataattgataaaagtgAAACAGAGCCAAATGAACATTGTTACAAAAATATGGGAGttgaaattaaatatagAGATAATAAAGGTGTATCAGGTGTATGCTTATGTGGTAGTTACTCAAACCTTACTTTTATAtcagaaaataattttgctGTAGTTGTATATCATGGATTTAATGAAACTAACAGAATTAATATAAGATACCAATCAGTTACAAAATCTGCAgctaaaattaaataa
- a CDS encoding Sulfotransferase family-containing protein, protein MIIRNPIDRLISGFMQLCYFRIYLKKDQDYCYGCSKNLTCFIYSLKSDLLNVVDKKIIPQGFYNYHFYPQTWQCDYYKYKYNYTYIKYSKSNKEIFYKTLINYLTMVHVPTKHINYLKNILHSIVTPHTTITKNETTFNKNYLYNSQDLLIKLCEMFYYDFIEFKFEMPDSCLQKEKT, encoded by the exons atgatTATTAGAAATCCCATAGATAGATTAATTAGTGGATTTATGCAATTATGTTATTTTAGAATCTATCTTAAAAAAGATCAAGATTATTGTTATGGAtgtagtaaaaatttaacatgttttatttatagtcTTAAAAgtgatttattaaatgttgttgataaaaagattattccACAAggattttataattatcacTTTTACCCTCAAACAtg gcaatgtgattattataaatataaatataattacacATACATTAAATACTCAAAatcaaataaagaaatattttataaaacattaattaattatttaactatGGTACATGTTCCAACAAAACATataaattacttaaaaaatatactacaCTCTATAGTGACACCACATACtacaataacaaaaaatgaaacaacattcaacaaaaattatctttataacAGTCAAGATTTACTTATAAAGTTATGTGAAATGTTTTACTATGATTTTATtgaatttaaatttgaaatgCCTGATTCATGtttacaaaaagaaaaaacttaa
- a CDS encoding Astacin-like metalloendopeptidase — protein MNFIFTILLLTISFNIILGKNNQIENKINVNLESIETRVKKSIYSNVPYKWSFPIDYKIDTGVNETTVKKALEILEKETCIRFRKTNTFTNGGLLYKLSTGCRSYVGKISNSKPQEVYLGDTCDYFTAAIHETSHALGVDHEMCRHDRNNYLTILFQNIHPQVASNFIMQPPSNSLTYNTKYDYGSVMHYDRFAGSFNNQPAMLPRYSSYTKTFGQRSEYGFNDAKRLNMHYCNHICPKKLKCVNGGYTDPNNCKICKCPRFFTGVLCLKVKESDKSCGNVKYLATDKDKFIEAKGKKSCYFQIKAPPGFRIKLSIVNLLSIPDQFVCQPGSGLEIKYLADKTVSGALFCGRDMIKELNSEHNTVIMRYVGKTPFDKIKIKYRRIK, from the exons aTGAATTTTATATTCACAATACTTTTACTAAccatttcttttaatataatacttGGTAAAAAT aatcaaattgaaaataaaattaatgtcaATTTAGAATCAATTGAAACAAGAgttaaaaaatctatttataGTAATGTTCCATATAAGTGGTCTTTTCCAATTGACTACAAAATTGATACAGGAGTAAATGAAACTACAGTTAAAAAAGCATTagaaattttagaaaaagaaacatGTATAAGATTTAGAAAAACTAATACTTTTACAAATGGTGGTTTACTTTATAAACTTTCAACTGGTTGTCGATCATATGTTggaaaaatttcaaattcCAAACCACAAGAAGTATATTTAGGAGATACATGTGATTATTTTACAGCTGCAATCCATGAAACATCTCATGCTCTTGGAGTAGATCATGAAATGTGTAGACATGATAGAAATAATTATCTTACTattctttttcaaaatatacaTCCACAAGTTgcatcaaattttattatgcAACCACCATCAAATTCATTAACATACAATACAAAATATGATTATGGTTCTGTAATGCATTATGATAGATTTGCTGGatcatttaataatcaaCCAGCAATGTTACCAAGATATAGTAGTTATACTAAAACATTTGGACAAAGATCAGAGTATGGTTTTAATGATGCTAAACGTCTTAATATGCATTACTGTAATCATATATGTcctaaaaaattaaaatgtgtTAATGGTGGATATACAGATccaaataattgtaaaatttgtaaatgtCCAAGATTTTTTACAGGAGTATTAtgtttaaaagtaaaagagTCAGACAAAAGTTGTGGTAATGTTAAATATCTTGCTActgataaagataaatttattgaagcaaaaggaaaaaaaagttgttattttcaaataaaagcACCACCAGGTTTTAgaattaaattatcaattgttaatttattatctataCCAGATCAATTTGTTTGTCAACCTGGTTCAGGATTAGAAATTAAATATCTTGCCGACAAAACTGTTTCTGGAGCATTATTTTGTGGACGTGATatgataaaagaattaaactCTGAACATAACACTGTAATTATGAGATATGTAGGAAAAACAccatttgataaaataaaaattaagtacagaagaattaaataa
- a CDS encoding Astacin-like metalloendopeptidase: MKHFFNIILFLILLNNINYSKNEEDKLTRNKKAVIQRRFKWNLPIKYNIHRLITNFEVIIEAIQRIENKTCITFESSFLSVSSSEGFNIIFTNDYCFPPSVPKFNDRLPFNNTIYISPKCQNNVGIIEILIGRMLGLLYEVNRDDRDFFIDINYDNINDEGKKLVVKYDKGDDETYYTGYDFMSGLHFSSIAFSKNNRSVFIPKDFYKYYQYSMGQSKGLSFNDYKVLAFHYCDSKLRYFCNNFGYKNPSNKDLDIKGQCICPTGYSGVKCENNIENYRKCGQTNLIPIDYWQSLRAERDVLCSYSIKTTRRYKIELTIIESRMPQLDNCYEDERVEVKYRVEKGTGGVCLCGNHKNITFLSERDSMLIIYNSLKKNSKLVAMYRRVLARPPKEPK; this comes from the exons atgaaacatttttttaatataattctttttttaatattattaaataatataaattat aGTAAAAATGAGGAAGATAAATTaacaagaaataaaaaagctGTTATTCAAAGAAGATTTAAATGGAATCTtcctataaaatataatattcataGATTAATAACAAATTTCGAAGTAATTATTGAAGCAATACAAcgaattgaaaataaaacatgTATAACATTTGAAAGTAGTTTTTTATCAGTAAGTAGTTCAGAAGgatttaacattatatttacaaatgaTTATTGTTTTCCTCCAAGTGTAccaaaatttaatgatagattaccttttaataatacaatttatatttcaCCAAAATGTCAAAATAATGTTGGAATAATTGAAATACTTATTGGTAGAATGCTTGGTCTTTTATATGAAGTAAATCGTGATGATagagatttttttattgatataaattatgataatataaatgatgaAGGTAAAAAACTTGTtgtaaaatatgataaaggTGATGATGAAACATATTACACAGGATATGATTTTATGTCTGGATTACATTTTTCTTCTATAGcatttagtaaaaataatagatcAGTATTTATACCAAAAgatttctataaatattatcaatattctATGGGACAATCTAAAGGTTTGTCttttaatgattataaaGTTTTAGCATTTCATTATTGTGATTCAAAACTTagatatttttgtaataattttggATATAAAAATCCAAGTAATAAAGATTTAGATATAAAAGGTCAATGTATTTGTCCAACAGGATATAGTGGTGTTAAGtgtgaaaataatatagaaaattatagaaaatgTGGTCAAACAAATTTAATACCTATAGATTATTGGCAATCACTAAGAGCAGAAAGAGATGTATTATGTAGTTATTCAATTAAAACTACTAGaagatataaaattgaaCTTACTATAATCGAATCAAGAATGCCACAGTTAGATAATTGTTATGAAGATGAAAGAGTTGAAGTTAAATATAGAGTTGAAAAAGGTACAGGAGGTGTATGTCTTTGTGGTAACcacaaaaatattacttttttatcaGAGCGTGATTCaatgttaattatttataatagtttaaaaaaaaatagtaaattaGTAGCAATGTATAGAAGAGTTCTAGCAAGACCACCAAAAGAACCAAAATAA
- a CDS encoding Astacin-like metalloendopeptidase, translating to MKQLFGILITLIFIINNAENIVLNLKINENNLISSRKRRAALEHNTGKFKKFPIKYKINTNVNVSLVERAIKSFEKESCLRFQRVETLNETGLDFIFSKKLFYAESLGAISEIIPLKIGVPKKPARLGFLIHEMLHALGLLHEHQRVDRDEYVTINFDNVDEKYHGNFIKDYIFGNETYGIKYDYGSILHYEREAGHIKGKKNKTTIKAKNPHYHKSMGQGIYFSFLDTKLLNKRYCKDKCKNEEKITCYHGGYPNPNNCKICKCPTFYEPPFCKYVKASPEKCGKKINLASKNYQTLKMRGIINCYYILRAEENQRVRIIIKKAKSLSTPICRPGSGLNIKFLKNKALSPACFCSYIQNYQITSQGREVIIRYAGRSARDFFVLQYKSI from the exons ATGAAGCAGTTATTTGGTATTTTAATAacacttatttttataataaataatgctGAAAAT attgttttaaatttaaaaattaatgaaaataatttaatctCATCTAGAAAACGCCGAGCAGCTCTCGAACATAATACgggaaaatttaaaaaatttccaataaaatataaaattaacacAAATGTCAATGTATCATTAGTTGAAAGAgcaataaaaagttttgagAAAGAATCTTGTTTAAGATTTCAAAGAGTTGAAACATTAAATGAAACAGGATtagattttatattttctaaaaaattattttatgctGAGTCATTAGGTGCAATCTCAGAAATTATACCTTTGAAAATAGGAGTTCCAAAAAAACCTGCTAGATTAGGATTTCTTATTCATGAAATGTTACATGCATTGGGATTGTTACATGAACATCAAAGAGTTGATCGAGATGAATAtgttacaataaattttgataatgttGATGAAAAATACCAtggtaattttataaaagattatatatttGGTAATGAAACATATGgaataaaatatgattatGGTTCTATTCTTCATTATGAAAGAGAAGCAGGTCAtataaaaggaaaaaaaaataaaacaacaaTAAAAGCTAAAAACCCACACTACCATAAATCAATGGGTCAAggtatttattttagttttttagatacaaaacttttaaataaacgtTATTGTAaagataaatgtaaaaatgaagaaaaaataacatGTTATCATGGTGGATATCCAAATccaaataattgtaaaatttgtaaatgtCCAACTTTTTATGAACCACCATTTTGTAAATATGTGAAAGCATCTCCTGAAAAAtgtggaaaaaaaattaatcttgcatcaaaaaattatcagACATTAAAAATGAGAGGtataattaattgttattatattttaagagCAGAAGAAAATCAAAGAGTtagaataattattaaaaaagcaaAATCATTGTCAACTCCAATTTGTCGACCAGGATCAggtttaaatataaaatttcttaagAATAAAGCTTTATCTCCTGCTTGTTTTTGTAGTTATATCCAAAATTATCAGATTACTTCACAAGGAAGAGAAGTTATAATACGTTACGCAGGAAGATCAGCTAGAGATTTCTTTGTACttcaatataaaagtatttaa